One Mercenaria mercenaria strain notata unplaced genomic scaffold, MADL_Memer_1 contig_2010, whole genome shotgun sequence DNA segment encodes these proteins:
- the LOC123542582 gene encoding deleted in malignant brain tumors 1 protein-like: MDIDMLMTSYPGIRPHDIYLGESQCHGKLEGSILKFNYNISSCKTTEMTSGITQIFSNKLFYVIFDPVIPFLIRRHIWTFAVECDVFRGGTGTSHLHHGIETHHATYVQHYNVTVELFSDQHFQHPIHGGTGIVHVGEDVYVKVSTTIPDWNTKMRLHTCFTRPNNNATSELDVVLINNGCEVDGNTHIISQSTHETRFVFQDFEYLTNDEGLDIYCNATFCDSKDYSYGCVQTCNQGPSLIG; this comes from the exons ATGGATATTGACATGTTAATGACAAGTTACCCCGGCATCAGACCACATGACATATATTTAGGGGAATCGCAATGCCACGGAAAACTAGAAGGGTCCATTCTAAAGTTCAACTATAATATCAGTAGCTGTAAAACAACAGAAATG ACATCAGGCATTACACAAATCTTTAGcaacaaattattttatgttatctTTGACCCTGTTATCCCGTTCTTAATTCGTCGACACATATGGACTTTTGCTGTAGAGTGTGATGTATTCAGAGGGGGAACTGGGACATCACATTTACATCATGGCATTGAAACACATCATGCAACATACGTTCAACATTATAATGTCACTGTGGAGCTTTTTAGTGATCAACATTTTCAGCATCCTATACATGGAGGGACCGGAATTGTCCATGTAGGAGAGGACGTGTACGTCAAGGTGTCTACGACCATACCAGATTGGAATACAAAAATGCGACTTCACACGTGTTTTACTAGACCAAACAACAATGCGACAAGTGAATTGGATGTTGTTTTGATAAATAATGG atgCGAAGTAGATGGCAACACACACATTATTTCACAGTCAACACATGAGACgagatttgtttttcaagattttGAGTATCTTACAAATGATGAAGGGCTAGACATTTACTGTAACGCAACATTTTGTGATTCTAAGGATTATTCGTACGGTTGCGTACAGACCTGCAATCAAGGTCCTTCATTGATCGGATGA